A window of the Phaenicophaeus curvirostris isolate KB17595 chromosome 9, BPBGC_Pcur_1.0, whole genome shotgun sequence genome harbors these coding sequences:
- the OIT3 gene encoding oncoprotein-induced transcript 3 protein isoform X1, with protein MTCSILHSILVSLLGIHIITCQGLSALLAFPTLDPCSAYISLNEPWRNTDHQINGSHGQPTCDSQINGEWYRFTGMAGDAMPTFCIPENHCGTHAPIWLNGSHPRELDGIVSRQACASFNGNCCLWNTTIDIKACPGGYYVYHLTKPSVCFHAYCGHFYDICDVVDCQGSCLDTSDCTCSPGTTLGPDGQTCLDENECEQNNGGCSEFCVNLKNSYRCECGIGRTLGRDGKTCEEIEGCHNNNGGCSHTCIEVEDRYQCECPRGLVLSEDNHTCQVPVLCKSSSIDVSIPKDLVGGLDLSLINTSCKGVSNGTHVNIHFSLKSCGTVVDVINDKIIATNLVTGLPKQTPGSNGDIIVRTSKLLIPVTCEFPRRYTISEGYVPNLKNSPLEIMSRNQGIFPFTLEIFKDKDFDEPYRGALPTLKLRDSLYFGIEPLVHVSGLETLVESCYATPTSKIDEILKYYLIQDGCVSDDSVKQYTSKDHLAKHFQVPVFKFVGKDNKEVFLHCRILVCGALDESSRCAQGCRRRLRRSAAMEKEEEESGHVANHILTGGPIRIEFDD; from the exons CTCTGGACCCCTGCTCTGCCTACATCAGCCTGAATGAGCCCTGGAGGAACACAGATCATCAGATAAATGGTTCCCATGGCCAGCCGACGTGTGACAGTCAAATCAACGGGGAGTGGTATCGCTTCACTGGCATGGCTGGTGATGCTATGCCTACCTTCTGCATCCCAGAGAACCACTGCGGCACCCATGCTCCCATTTGGCTGAATGGCAGCCACCCACGGGAGCTGGATGGCATTGTCTCACGCCAAGCCTGTGCCAGCTTCAACGGCAACTGCTGCCTTTGGAATACCACGATTGACATTAAGGCATGCCCGGGAGGGTACTACGTGTACCACTTAACCAAGCCGAGTGTTTGTTTCCACGCGTACTGTGGAC ATTTTTATGATATCTGTGATGTGGTGGATTGCCAGGGCTCCTGCCTTGATACCAGTGACTGCACATGTTCCCCAGGGACAACACTGGGACCTGATGGACAAACGTGTCTTG ATGAAAATGAATGTGAGCAGAACAATGGAGGCTGCAGCGAATTTTGTGTTAACCTGAAGAACTCCTACCGCTGTGAGTGTGGGATTGGACGCACACTGGGACGTGATGGGAAAACCTGTGAAG aAATCGAAGGCTGTCACAATAACAATGGAGGCTGCAGTCATACCTGTATTGAAGTGGAAGACAGATACCAATGTGAATGTCCAAGAGGACTTGTTCTGTCAGAAGACAATCACACTTGCCAAG TTCCAGTGCTGTGCAAGTCCAGCTCTATTGATGTGAGCATCCCGAAGGACCTGGTTGGAGGCCTGGATCTCTCCCTCATCAACACTTCCTGCAAAGGAGTATCCAATGGCACTCACGTCAACATCCATTTCTCCTTGAAGTCCTGTGGCACTGTTGTAGAT gtaataaatgataaaataattgCTACCAATCTGGTGACTGGCTTGCCAAAGCAGACTCCGGGAAGCAATGGGGACATCATTGTCCGCACCAGCAAACTGCTGATCCCAGTGACCTGTGAATTCCCACGCCGGTACACCATCTCTGAAGGTTATGTGCCTAACCTCAAGAACTCACCCTTGGAAATCATGAGCCGCAACCAGGGCATCTTTCCCTTCACTCTTGAGATCTTCAAAGACAAAGACTTTGATGAACCCTACAGGGGTGCTCTTCCCACCCTCAAGCTTCGGGACTCTCTATACTTTGGGATTGAACCCTTGGTACATGTCAGTGGACTAGAGACACTGGTAGAGAGCTGCTATGCTACTCCCACCTCAAAAATTGACGAGATCCTGAAGTACTACCTGATTCAAGATGG CTGCGTTTCTGATGATTCAGTGAAACAGTACACGTCAAAGGACCATCTTGCCAAGCATTTCCAGGTTCCTGTGTTCAAGTTTGTGGGCAAAGACAACAAG GAGGTGTTCTTGCACTGCCGCATACTCGTGTGCGGGGCCCTGGACGAGAGCTCTCGCTGTGCCCAGGGCTGTCGGAGACGGCTGCGCAGGTCGGCTGcaatggagaaggaggaggaggaatctGGGCACGTGGCAAATCACATCCTGACAGGCGGCCCCATCAGAATTGAGTTTGATGACTAA
- the OIT3 gene encoding oncoprotein-induced transcript 3 protein isoform X2: protein MFQYLFFSLCFVIQLQPVYSMALDPCSAYISLNEPWRNTDHQINGSHGQPTCDSQINGEWYRFTGMAGDAMPTFCIPENHCGTHAPIWLNGSHPRELDGIVSRQACASFNGNCCLWNTTIDIKACPGGYYVYHLTKPSVCFHAYCGHFYDICDVVDCQGSCLDTSDCTCSPGTTLGPDGQTCLDENECEQNNGGCSEFCVNLKNSYRCECGIGRTLGRDGKTCEEIEGCHNNNGGCSHTCIEVEDRYQCECPRGLVLSEDNHTCQVPVLCKSSSIDVSIPKDLVGGLDLSLINTSCKGVSNGTHVNIHFSLKSCGTVVDVINDKIIATNLVTGLPKQTPGSNGDIIVRTSKLLIPVTCEFPRRYTISEGYVPNLKNSPLEIMSRNQGIFPFTLEIFKDKDFDEPYRGALPTLKLRDSLYFGIEPLVHVSGLETLVESCYATPTSKIDEILKYYLIQDGCVSDDSVKQYTSKDHLAKHFQVPVFKFVGKDNKEVFLHCRILVCGALDESSRCAQGCRRRLRRSAAMEKEEEESGHVANHILTGGPIRIEFDD, encoded by the exons CTCTGGACCCCTGCTCTGCCTACATCAGCCTGAATGAGCCCTGGAGGAACACAGATCATCAGATAAATGGTTCCCATGGCCAGCCGACGTGTGACAGTCAAATCAACGGGGAGTGGTATCGCTTCACTGGCATGGCTGGTGATGCTATGCCTACCTTCTGCATCCCAGAGAACCACTGCGGCACCCATGCTCCCATTTGGCTGAATGGCAGCCACCCACGGGAGCTGGATGGCATTGTCTCACGCCAAGCCTGTGCCAGCTTCAACGGCAACTGCTGCCTTTGGAATACCACGATTGACATTAAGGCATGCCCGGGAGGGTACTACGTGTACCACTTAACCAAGCCGAGTGTTTGTTTCCACGCGTACTGTGGAC ATTTTTATGATATCTGTGATGTGGTGGATTGCCAGGGCTCCTGCCTTGATACCAGTGACTGCACATGTTCCCCAGGGACAACACTGGGACCTGATGGACAAACGTGTCTTG ATGAAAATGAATGTGAGCAGAACAATGGAGGCTGCAGCGAATTTTGTGTTAACCTGAAGAACTCCTACCGCTGTGAGTGTGGGATTGGACGCACACTGGGACGTGATGGGAAAACCTGTGAAG aAATCGAAGGCTGTCACAATAACAATGGAGGCTGCAGTCATACCTGTATTGAAGTGGAAGACAGATACCAATGTGAATGTCCAAGAGGACTTGTTCTGTCAGAAGACAATCACACTTGCCAAG TTCCAGTGCTGTGCAAGTCCAGCTCTATTGATGTGAGCATCCCGAAGGACCTGGTTGGAGGCCTGGATCTCTCCCTCATCAACACTTCCTGCAAAGGAGTATCCAATGGCACTCACGTCAACATCCATTTCTCCTTGAAGTCCTGTGGCACTGTTGTAGAT gtaataaatgataaaataattgCTACCAATCTGGTGACTGGCTTGCCAAAGCAGACTCCGGGAAGCAATGGGGACATCATTGTCCGCACCAGCAAACTGCTGATCCCAGTGACCTGTGAATTCCCACGCCGGTACACCATCTCTGAAGGTTATGTGCCTAACCTCAAGAACTCACCCTTGGAAATCATGAGCCGCAACCAGGGCATCTTTCCCTTCACTCTTGAGATCTTCAAAGACAAAGACTTTGATGAACCCTACAGGGGTGCTCTTCCCACCCTCAAGCTTCGGGACTCTCTATACTTTGGGATTGAACCCTTGGTACATGTCAGTGGACTAGAGACACTGGTAGAGAGCTGCTATGCTACTCCCACCTCAAAAATTGACGAGATCCTGAAGTACTACCTGATTCAAGATGG CTGCGTTTCTGATGATTCAGTGAAACAGTACACGTCAAAGGACCATCTTGCCAAGCATTTCCAGGTTCCTGTGTTCAAGTTTGTGGGCAAAGACAACAAG GAGGTGTTCTTGCACTGCCGCATACTCGTGTGCGGGGCCCTGGACGAGAGCTCTCGCTGTGCCCAGGGCTGTCGGAGACGGCTGCGCAGGTCGGCTGcaatggagaaggaggaggaggaatctGGGCACGTGGCAAATCACATCCTGACAGGCGGCCCCATCAGAATTGAGTTTGATGACTAA
- the OIT3 gene encoding oncoprotein-induced transcript 3 protein isoform X3, which translates to MAGDAMPTFCIPENHCGTHAPIWLNGSHPRELDGIVSRQACASFNGNCCLWNTTIDIKACPGGYYVYHLTKPSVCFHAYCGHFYDICDVVDCQGSCLDTSDCTCSPGTTLGPDGQTCLDENECEQNNGGCSEFCVNLKNSYRCECGIGRTLGRDGKTCEEIEGCHNNNGGCSHTCIEVEDRYQCECPRGLVLSEDNHTCQVPVLCKSSSIDVSIPKDLVGGLDLSLINTSCKGVSNGTHVNIHFSLKSCGTVVDVINDKIIATNLVTGLPKQTPGSNGDIIVRTSKLLIPVTCEFPRRYTISEGYVPNLKNSPLEIMSRNQGIFPFTLEIFKDKDFDEPYRGALPTLKLRDSLYFGIEPLVHVSGLETLVESCYATPTSKIDEILKYYLIQDGCVSDDSVKQYTSKDHLAKHFQVPVFKFVGKDNKEVFLHCRILVCGALDESSRCAQGCRRRLRRSAAMEKEEEESGHVANHILTGGPIRIEFDD; encoded by the exons ATGGCTGGTGATGCTATGCCTACCTTCTGCATCCCAGAGAACCACTGCGGCACCCATGCTCCCATTTGGCTGAATGGCAGCCACCCACGGGAGCTGGATGGCATTGTCTCACGCCAAGCCTGTGCCAGCTTCAACGGCAACTGCTGCCTTTGGAATACCACGATTGACATTAAGGCATGCCCGGGAGGGTACTACGTGTACCACTTAACCAAGCCGAGTGTTTGTTTCCACGCGTACTGTGGAC ATTTTTATGATATCTGTGATGTGGTGGATTGCCAGGGCTCCTGCCTTGATACCAGTGACTGCACATGTTCCCCAGGGACAACACTGGGACCTGATGGACAAACGTGTCTTG ATGAAAATGAATGTGAGCAGAACAATGGAGGCTGCAGCGAATTTTGTGTTAACCTGAAGAACTCCTACCGCTGTGAGTGTGGGATTGGACGCACACTGGGACGTGATGGGAAAACCTGTGAAG aAATCGAAGGCTGTCACAATAACAATGGAGGCTGCAGTCATACCTGTATTGAAGTGGAAGACAGATACCAATGTGAATGTCCAAGAGGACTTGTTCTGTCAGAAGACAATCACACTTGCCAAG TTCCAGTGCTGTGCAAGTCCAGCTCTATTGATGTGAGCATCCCGAAGGACCTGGTTGGAGGCCTGGATCTCTCCCTCATCAACACTTCCTGCAAAGGAGTATCCAATGGCACTCACGTCAACATCCATTTCTCCTTGAAGTCCTGTGGCACTGTTGTAGAT gtaataaatgataaaataattgCTACCAATCTGGTGACTGGCTTGCCAAAGCAGACTCCGGGAAGCAATGGGGACATCATTGTCCGCACCAGCAAACTGCTGATCCCAGTGACCTGTGAATTCCCACGCCGGTACACCATCTCTGAAGGTTATGTGCCTAACCTCAAGAACTCACCCTTGGAAATCATGAGCCGCAACCAGGGCATCTTTCCCTTCACTCTTGAGATCTTCAAAGACAAAGACTTTGATGAACCCTACAGGGGTGCTCTTCCCACCCTCAAGCTTCGGGACTCTCTATACTTTGGGATTGAACCCTTGGTACATGTCAGTGGACTAGAGACACTGGTAGAGAGCTGCTATGCTACTCCCACCTCAAAAATTGACGAGATCCTGAAGTACTACCTGATTCAAGATGG CTGCGTTTCTGATGATTCAGTGAAACAGTACACGTCAAAGGACCATCTTGCCAAGCATTTCCAGGTTCCTGTGTTCAAGTTTGTGGGCAAAGACAACAAG GAGGTGTTCTTGCACTGCCGCATACTCGTGTGCGGGGCCCTGGACGAGAGCTCTCGCTGTGCCCAGGGCTGTCGGAGACGGCTGCGCAGGTCGGCTGcaatggagaaggaggaggaggaatctGGGCACGTGGCAAATCACATCCTGACAGGCGGCCCCATCAGAATTGAGTTTGATGACTAA
- the PLA2G12B gene encoding group XIIB secretory phospholipase A2-like protein isoform X2, with translation MRLLLEAAVLCLALGFGQCTEETPENTGHHAPQAESSYADWGIEAIRDGFETVNGYFDSFLELLGGKNGVCQYRCRYGKAPMPRPHYKPQEPNGCSSYFLGLKLDLGIPAMTKCCNQLDICYDTCGANKYRCDAKFRWCLHSICSDLKRSLGFVSKVEACESIADTVFNTVWTLGCRPFMNSQRSACICNEEERDEL, from the exons ATGCGGCTGCTTCTTGAGGCCGCGGTTCTGTGCCTGGCACTGGGCTTCGGGCAATGCACCGAGGAAACACCGGAGAACACCGGCCACCACGCGCCACAAGCAGAGTCATCGTATGCAGACTGGGGCATCGAGGCCATCCGGGACGGCTTTGAAACGGTCAATGGCTACTTTGACTCCTTCTTGGAACTGTTAGGGGGGAAGAATGGTGTTTGCCAATACAGATGTCGATATG gGAAGGCTCCAATGCCGCGACCTCACTACAAACCCCAAGAACCCAACGGCTGTAGCTCCTATTTTCTGGGGCTCAAG CTGGATTTGGGCATCCCTGCCATGACCAAGTGCTGTAACCAGCTGGACATTTGTTATGACACCTGTGGGGCCAACAAATACCGCTGCGATGCCAAGTTCCGCTGGTGCCTTCACTCAATCTGCTCTGACCTCAAGCGCAGCCTTGGGTTTGTCTCCAAGGTGGAAG CCTGTGAATCCATCGCAGACACAGTGTTCAACACCGTCTGGACCCTGGGCTGCCGGCCCTTCATGAACAGCCAAAGGAGCGCCTGCATTTGCAATGAGGAAGAACGAGATGAATTGTGA
- the PLA2G12B gene encoding group XIIB secretory phospholipase A2-like protein isoform X1 → MRLLLEAAVLCLALGFGQCTEETPENTGHHAPQAESSYADWGIEAIRDGFETVNGYFDSFLELLGGKNGVCQYRCRYGKAPMPRPHYKPQEPNGCSSYFLGLKVPESLDLGIPAMTKCCNQLDICYDTCGANKYRCDAKFRWCLHSICSDLKRSLGFVSKVEACESIADTVFNTVWTLGCRPFMNSQRSACICNEEERDEL, encoded by the exons ATGCGGCTGCTTCTTGAGGCCGCGGTTCTGTGCCTGGCACTGGGCTTCGGGCAATGCACCGAGGAAACACCGGAGAACACCGGCCACCACGCGCCACAAGCAGAGTCATCGTATGCAGACTGGGGCATCGAGGCCATCCGGGACGGCTTTGAAACGGTCAATGGCTACTTTGACTCCTTCTTGGAACTGTTAGGGGGGAAGAATGGTGTTTGCCAATACAGATGTCGATATG gGAAGGCTCCAATGCCGCGACCTCACTACAAACCCCAAGAACCCAACGGCTGTAGCTCCTATTTTCTGGGGCTCAAGGTACCCGAAAGT CTGGATTTGGGCATCCCTGCCATGACCAAGTGCTGTAACCAGCTGGACATTTGTTATGACACCTGTGGGGCCAACAAATACCGCTGCGATGCCAAGTTCCGCTGGTGCCTTCACTCAATCTGCTCTGACCTCAAGCGCAGCCTTGGGTTTGTCTCCAAGGTGGAAG CCTGTGAATCCATCGCAGACACAGTGTTCAACACCGTCTGGACCCTGGGCTGCCGGCCCTTCATGAACAGCCAAAGGAGCGCCTGCATTTGCAATGAGGAAGAACGAGATGAATTGTGA